The genomic stretch TTGGATAGTATAAAAAgagggagtgtaagtgagaAATTTTAAATTCGAAACTTCCCACTTAcattaaaaaataagaaaaaagacTCTTTACTCTATAAGCAGCATTTTTCAAAGAATTTAAATGAAAGAAATTGTAGTTGAAACgtaatattttgaattttttaaaggtaATGTTTACAGACTTATCAATAAAAAGCTTTGATGTATACTTACTTATTCATCATtactttgcaaaagaatatgtCATCCAATTATTTCAAAGTTTAACGGGGTAGTTTTCACAGATTCTCTCGATCCGGTATATATTTTATTGTTAGTAAGGTGTAAATCAGAACCTAGAAAATCAGTATGCCAGCTGAGTACTCTTTTATTGTCTAGGAATTTTGCACCCAATTGTTTcattaaaatgaaaaattatgCTTTTCTTTTGTGAGTTACTGGAGTTTTCTTTCACTATATATTTTCTAGGTACAATCTGTTATCCGGAAAGGAAATAGATTGACCCAAAGAAAAATCAAGCGGTAATCATTTTTTTGGCATGAAGCACTGGAGGaagaaaacaaagaggaagagaaaaaacaaattaaaataaaaagggtTCTCCTGAGGTTATTTgtagctatatatatatatatatatatgtatatgtgtatatatatgtagatgtatgtatgtatgtatgttcAGAATTTGGTGACTACATGCATATCATGTCATCAAGGCTATCATTTAATATAGGTAACGTATTCCAAAGCAACATTCTCTTGAAATAAAATTCATTGCTAACAAAAACGAGTCATCCCATGAATGGTGCTGTATAAAAGTCTATGAATTAAAGTTTATGCTTTTACTCTTAATTTACTGATAATTTCATCCATTAATACCAGTTGTTAAATTTAGGTCATTATGGTTCTTTTGAACTTATGATTAGAGACATTTTATCATGTTCTTGAACTTGGCAAAGTTTTTGCCCATAATAACCTTAACCAAATTATAGTGATCTTTCCAAATACTCTTTAAAGAACATTATTTCCTAGAAGCCCGTTCAATAATCACCTTAAGAGAAATAGTAGTTGATTAAAGTTTAAGTTTTGCCTGCAATACACAACAAATTTCTTATCAATTTCACACAACAAATTACTTTGCAGGTTTAGTAAAGCTGAAGCTTAATAAGAGCAATTCATTCTACTCGGTCAGTACTCAATGCATATCCTCCTTTTTGCTCATTCAATGCATCAATTGTTAATCTGGGCCACAAGAATGCAGCGTCTGTTAAATGATGATGAAAATAACTTTTCATAACTTCAGACCAAAACAGTTTGGGCGTTAAACATTTTCATAAAAATGAGTACTCGAAAACTCTGGATGAAAAAAACGCTACCAATATGGGGTTCTTGCCTTGTTAAATAAGGACTTTTTGGTTGCTTCCTGTTGGATTATATAAATATGTGAATATTATTAAGTAATTATGATTGATATTGGTTTTATAATCTTTTTTCTTCTGTTGGTTTTGTGTTATTAATAGCCTCAAAGTGGTTTTTATTTTAActgtattttaaaatatattatctTCTTTCTATTATATACTAAGAGAAAGAATATGTTAATTAAGAGAAAGATTAGTGACTGATGAATATGTTAATTAAACTTTTGTTTGCATATTAAACAGTCTGATTGCGCTTTGTGAATCCTTAAATGAGTAAAAACTGATCGGTGACGAACAAGATGAACataaaaatagatttttttatTCTCTAGATAGCATTTCCAGTATGAAGAATTTAAACTAGAGAAATTTCAGTCAAAAAGTAACGTTAAgaggctctttttttttttttttttgccttttctaAACGTAATTAGAGACTTTGGTTATAAAGCCTTTGGTATATACTTATGCATTATTACTTCACAAAAGAATTTATCATCCAGTGAGTTCAAAGTTTGCCGGAGTTTTCACAGATTTCACGAACAAGTATATTTTGTTGTTAATAAGGTGTAAATTAAAACCACGAACCAACTGAGAATTTGCATGACAAAGCGGTAAAAGTTGTCCAATTCAAGGGAAGAATTATTTTCTTTGGTGCATTTCTGAAAAATTGTTTTGTTATATCTTTTGTAATGTCAAATTTTCATCTGCACAGAAATATTTTAACCCAAACGTAATCTACATTGGAGAAGACcttagccaaaaaaaaaggaaataaatcaaaatGTTTCTGTGCTTTTGTACCCAAAAAAAGAAGGTTCAGAATCCATATGATGTTCTTGAACTTCACAACGTTTGTGCGTATATTAACCTTAaacacaatatatatatatatatatacacacacacacatgtatgtatatatatatagtgttCTTACCAAAAACaagatttaaaaaaagaaaaagaacttaTACCATGAAACAGCCTTAAgattaaacatttttttttagaagAATCGATTTTATTGCCTCAAAACAGTTCTTGAGGAGGACAAAAACCTGACCTCAACAGTACAAGCCAGCTACGAGACACCTACTTACTTAACTCGACGTCGCCAAATAGACGGGTACGATAGTTTATCTAACCGATATTCGCCTCTAACTACACTTGAAAGGTCCCTGAAATATTCATAAATACATACCGACTCAACCAAGGCACACCCCACATTGGCCAGAACATCTGCAACAAACATTAATTAACTCCAAAGTTTCAAATCTCCTATAATAATAGGAAACCATTTTTTCTTAAAAGCCTATTACCTgatcgctttttttttttaaatgaatttcaaaagggctcaagcaaataaaaatatgaCCTTAGTACAGTCTCAGTTTGATTTTCTTCAGAAGTTTGGCTTAAACTTGAAGGAATTCTACGTAAATAGTAGGATTACGGCCGGATCGGACGTCGACTGCTAACTAGGGCAGAATGATCGTAGCCCAGGTTGCTGTATTTATTTCCATACAAAAATATTGCATTATTACACCACAAATTTCGCTGTCCACTGGTTAAGGATTTAGAAATTTCTGCAAATTCGTAATTTTACACGAGCTTTTGCATGGTACAAAGTACAATACAAAGGAGAAAGTTCATgctaatattttaatttttgtttttttcttatAATTGTGACTTTAGATtgagttatatatatatatatatagagtgAAACTAAGAAATAGGGAATAAACAGTCTTTCAACCTGTCTCCAAACAAAACATCAAAACAGACATTGGAAATTATCAATACCTTAGGTGGATCTGGACTTTtccaaaagaaatcaaatgaaGAATGTTTGATAATGCAAAAATTTTATTCGATTTGAGTGATACAGGGTAACTTTCTGCTGCACAAAATTTGCTATTGCAATACCTTTTGGCTTTttccttttatcttttttaGCTTAACAAGAGCAATCCTGCCACTCCATGGCCATATATGCcctttcaagtcaaaaataattttttttttgctcattTAATGCGTCAGGGGTAAATTGGACCACAAGACTCATACTATTTCAGTATTTTGGCTCTTTTAAATGATGAAAATAACCTTTGAAACCTTCAGACCAAAAACACTGGATGAACAGAACATCGCAaaccatattttatttttttctgcaAACAATTTgttctaaacttttttttttatatataggtAGCGATTCTCAAAATATTTGATTGCAAACAAAAAGGTTAATTACATCTACCTCTCTTAAAATACGGTCAAACTATCAAATGGACCCTGAGATTTCACCAAAGAACAGTAACCCCTAAAGTAACTTTCATTAAATCTCATGTACGGAACTTGATAAAAGACCAAAAGGTATGACCTAGAATAAAGTAAttttaaaaccaaaaagaaaCAATTCTTAAGTTACTTATATACCCTTCTTAGAGGGAACAAGCATAAAGGCATGTCTTTTTCTTTGCCACTTACCCTATTGTCTTATTAACTACACTCGGTCTCTATTAAACTATATATTCTCCACGGCACAAAGTTTAACCTTTTCATTCTGATTATTCTAATTCGTCAAATTGAATGATAAATCTTCCCTCATAATTATTGATAATGATTAACCAAGGTAGTAGAAGTTTATGGCTATGCTATTTGGGTGGTTGAGGTCATAGGCTTGAAAAATCATTTATCCTGTTCAAAGTTTTGCATGGCCATTTTTTGGGGTTTAAATTAAAAATATCACTCATCGACATCACGATCTATTACTGGAAACAGTTCACAGTATTCCGAAAACATTTCTAGggcatatatataaatatatatatatatatatatatatatgcgggTTTTTTTTGGCTATCATGCAATATTCATGTTTGGTTTGCATAGGTTTTCAACTTTGTGTATATTCCATGTATGTGAACTTAAAATGGTTCGTTAATATCTACAGAATGAATCTGTACAATTATGCTTGTACAACTagggtttttgtttttgttttttttttcattttttgaacCAAAGAATGGTTTTGCAATTAACAACAAAAAGATGTGGTTTTTAATTGTTTGAAAGTGCATAGAGTGGTATGTTTTAGATACGAACTTTAAAGTTAAGAGTTCAATGAAGTATTCCGCTGTTACTATTTCTTGAATTCTTTTATGGTTGTTGAATTTTTGCTTCCCTGGAATATTGTTATCAACGAAATGAAAATCCAATCATTAAAACGATgagtttttataattatttgcaAAGTTTTTTACCGTATCTTTTAATGTTAGACTGGATCCGGCCTTGCAAGTGTAATGTATTGTATCACTCTTAATGGTTgctttggctgatttacagcaGCTTTTAATCTTGTAATGCCTCGGCTTTTGGTCTGCTTTGTTAACATAGAAGAGCTGTCATTTATTGGTGTACAACTGGTGGAAATTGTattcagaaatggtaattttaTTTTAGTCAAATGTCATTGTGTACTCCACTCCTACTCATACTTTTACTCTAACTTATTTTTTAGGAGGAGGCCCAACTGACTCAAAGGGGAATCGATAGGGATTGAATTACCATTTGACCAAACGGGTGCATTAAGCATTCATATGAATTCGAAGAAGTTACATAGTGGCAAAGCGATGAAAAGTCCCATCCCACCAACAGTtatggtatatatatatatactagtttTTTGCCCTGACGCTGTGCGTCAGGTAGCTGGGATTTCTTAATTTACTATAATGGGTATTAGTCTGGAAAATTGGAGTGTGAGAGGAGTAATTAATTTACTACAATAGGATTTGTTAGATATAGTGTTTTTGTATGTGCATGGGGAATGGACATATCGATGAATAGATTTAATGAGAATTTTAATTATGATTTAAAGGTTTTAATACAAACAAAAAGAATGTTAAAATGATGGAGTCACCTGAGAAGTGGCATCGCGAGAATTTTAATACGAGTGTTAATTATTTTCCAGTTTTACAATTTTTGTCGTAAGGCGTAGGAGCACAGGATAAAAAGATATATTTATAAAGGAAATAGATAAACTGTCACCTGATAAAATGATAGATGTAGTAGAACATTTCTAAACAAGAACGGCCAAAATGAGAGGAAATTGTTTTGCATGACAATATGGACAACTTGGAACATCGGGCAATACAGCAGGTTCTGTAGCTATTGTAGTTAATGGATCAGTCGCAGCTCGTTTTCTAGACCGACGTTGCCTACGCAATGATGGTTCACCAGCATCTAAATTTGTTGATGGAATCTCGTTAGCACCATCAGCAATAGACGCAGATacattttgttcattttcctgCAAACCAGCCAAAGCATACTTAAGGACCATGAATTCAGTGTGGCTAAATCAGTCAATCTGAATTGTAATAGACAAAAACTAATATCTCACCCACTGGTTAGTCTAGCCATAGTACATGCCTAGATAAAACCACCGGTAATATAAGTAGTCTAACATTTATTGCAAGGGGTCTAAACAACAATCTTATTGCATGAAAGATGCTCAAAATAAGCACAAACATACGGTTGGAAATTGCTCTGCATCACTGAGCAATACTGCAGGCTCTGTAATTATTGTGGTCAATGGATTAGTCACAGAGCGTCTTGTACGCCGACGTCGCCTATGCAAAGATGATTCACCAGCATCTGAATTAGTCGTTGGAACCTCGCTAGCACCATTACCAGCAGACCTAGAtatatctccttgattttcctTTAAAACAACCAAAGCATAGTTAAAGATTGTGAGTTTAGTATGCTTAACTAAGTCAATCTCGTTTGTCTTACCAAAGTACATGCTTAGGCTTAACCACTGTTAACATAAATAATTTAACATTTATTCCAAAAGATTTAAACAACAATTTATATTGCATGagacatgctcaaaataagcaCAGACATACAGCTCGAAAGTGCTCTGCATTGTTCTCTGCAAATGACAATACTGAGCCCGAACCTAATGAAGATTCAACGACACCCATATTTGGCTGATTCACAGCATTTCGGTCATGTATATTAAAAGCTGTGACAG from Coffea eugenioides isolate CCC68of chromosome 8, Ceug_1.0, whole genome shotgun sequence encodes the following:
- the LOC113779011 gene encoding uncharacterized protein LOC113779011: MGRNRVYGSLEEARAEKNRRSREQRAAARRGTKNDAPLGVCTLAVTAFNIHDRNAVNQPNMGVVESSLGSGSVLSFAENNAEHFRAENQGDISRSAGNGASEVPTTNSDAGESSLHRRRRRTRRSVTNPLTTIITEPAVLLSDAEQFPTENEQNVSASIADGANEIPSTNLDAGEPSLRRQRRSRKRAATDPLTTIATEPAVLPDVPSCPYCHAKQFPLILAVLV